The genomic window CCCCTTACCCACTGAACAATTCAAAATTCAAAATTCAATACATTAAAACCTATAATTTACGATAATTCAGAACCCCGATTTCTTTGAGAAATCGGGGTTCTTGGCTCTCACGAGGAATTTAGGATAAAGATGGCGATATTATCTAAAGTATTTGAAGTTACTCAGACCTGTATAACCTGTCACCTTGGCTAGTTCTGAGAGGTCTTGGACTCCACTGTAAGGTTTACCGTTGATAATCCAAGTGGGGAAGCCTGTGATCTGTGCAGCTTTACACAATTCAGGTTTACTATTAGGGCTATCAGGAGCGCATTCTACCTTGACCTGATTCTCTTTGAGGATATCGTAAGCTTCTTTGCCAAACAACTGTTTTTGGTCATGACAGTGAGGACACCAATAAGCTACATACTCTTTAGCACCTACCTGAACTAAGTGGCGTGCTAAAGCAATTTCTGCCTCACCAGAAGTAGTAGTGATTTCCCAACCGAATTTAGGGTCAGGCTTGCTCTGGGGAACAAAGGGGGCAAGTCTTCCAGGCGGTACACTAACTTGAGCATTGGGGGTCTGAGGATTGGTATTGATATCTTGATAAACAATCAAAGTAGCAATTATTGTCACCATCCCGACAATTAGCGCAGTCAATAAGATTTGTCCGATGTCCTCCCAGGTGCGACCAATAATAGTCACTACCAAAAGACTAAGGGAGAACAACGCCGAGGTAATGCAATAAGGACAAACAGCTTTTAGTTGAAAGGCTAGTACATACATTAAGTAGCCACTAAAAACAGACATGGCGATCGCGCCTACCAACAGTAACCACCAAGTCAAGTTTTCTAGTTGTTTGGGGCCTTTGTTTTCGGTTGTTTTTAAAACCACAGGTGCTAAAGCCAAAACCAGCATACCGATGTAGGCGAAAAGCCCAAATAAGGCGAGTGGTTGTCCGAAAACTGTTCCCCAAGGGCTAGCAAGTACATCAGTACAACCCTTACCAACAGCATCTACTGGACAAGTAACAGTACGTCCGGTTAACTTTTCGATAGTTAAATAGCCAGTATTCAAAGCACCAAGTCCAGCGATCGCGGCAATTATTATCCGTGACCACTTATGAATCCAGGGAGTAGAACGGCGGCGAATCATAAACTGTGAATGGGGGATTGGGGATTGGGGATTGGGGATTGGGAATTGGGGACAATTATCTACTCCCTACTTCCTAATTTTTAAGAATGTAACTTTACTTGTTTTGCTGATTTGCTGTCACTGTCACTTTTGGAGTTCCAACTCCGACGAGCAGCTTCCACAAATTGACTGACGCGAATGGGGTCAATTGGTTGCTCAATCCGACCTTGGCGTTTTAATGAACTAGAAACAATTACACCATTAGCGGCCTGCAACAGTGTAGCAACATTTTCCCAATTTGCCCCACTGCCAATAAATACCGGCGTATCATTAGCTGCACTACAGGCCAGTTCTAAATCTTCTTGGTTGGGGGGACTACCCGTAGCCCAACCCGATAAAATCACTGCATCTGCCAAACCACGCTCAATGGTGTCTTTGACAGCAACAGTGAGATTGGGGGAACTCAGGGGACGGGCGTGTTTTACTAAAACATCCGCCAGAATTTTGACATCAGTACCTAACTCTCGACGATAGCGGAGTAATTGATGGGCTTCCCCTTCAATTAATCCTTGGTCGGTAGCCATTACCCCTGTCAAAACATTCACACGGATAAATTGCGCCCCTACACAACTAGCGATCGCCATTCCACTATGACCATCGTTTCGCAAAACATTGATCCCTACAGGCAACATCACCAAATTCTGGATACGCTGCACTACTATAGTCATGGCACTCACAACGGCTGGATCGACATGATTTTTAGTGAACGGTGCATCGAAAAAATTTTCTACAATAATACCGTCAACTCCGCCACTGGCCAGAGCCGTTGCTTCTTGTTCGGCGCGGTCAATCACTGCTTTGAGGCTACCTCCCCAACGAGGTGAAGTCGGGAGGGGTAGCAAGTGTACTACGCCAATAATTGGTGTTCGAGTTTTAAATAGCTTTACTAAGTCCACGTCTTTTACTATTGTGAGGGCATCAGGTATTGGGAATGGGGCATAGGACATGGGGCATAGGACATGGGGCATTTAGTTGCTCTTCTCTGCTCCTCTGCTTCCTTGTCTCCCTTCCAAATCTTTTTGAATTTTGCGAAAAGTTCTGTAGGCGGGTTTCCCGCCGTAGGAACGCCACTTGCTACAAGCCGGGAAACCCGTCCAACGCAGTGGCTCAACTTTTCAAGAAGAATTTTGAATTTTGAATTGATTCGTCCCCAATCCCTTCTTATCATTAAAGTCTGTTTTATTTTGCTTGTTTTACTGCTTCCACCTGAAGATAGAATTTAGCGTAAAACTTACCATAAGATATGTTAAGATAAAACCTGGCTATAAGAGGAGTTTGCCACTCACAACACGCAAGGCAGCTTCCCTTGGTTAGGCACTTTGCCAGCGCATCGTCGTGGGCATAGCCTGGACATTAGGGTAGCATTATTGCTTCATTGGGCGTAGTCGCGAATGCGATTTCCCTGAGGGTAGCGACTTCTCATAAACAGCCCTTTGGGCGGCTTCCCGATGGGTAAATTAACAACGCACACGCTGCGGTAGTGTAAAATACCAACAGGCGATTTGTTAAAAAAGATTACAAGTGTCAAATGTACCCAAAGACACTTAATTTTTACCTGGGAAACAGACTAATAA from Nostoc sp. UHCC 0870 includes these protein-coding regions:
- a CDS encoding vitamin K epoxide reductase family protein, which produces MIRRRSTPWIHKWSRIIIAAIAGLGALNTGYLTIEKLTGRTVTCPVDAVGKGCTDVLASPWGTVFGQPLALFGLFAYIGMLVLALAPVVLKTTENKGPKQLENLTWWLLLVGAIAMSVFSGYLMYVLAFQLKAVCPYCITSALFSLSLLVVTIIGRTWEDIGQILLTALIVGMVTIIATLIVYQDINTNPQTPNAQVSVPPGRLAPFVPQSKPDPKFGWEITTTSGEAEIALARHLVQVGAKEYVAYWCPHCHDQKQLFGKEAYDILKENQVKVECAPDSPNSKPELCKAAQITGFPTWIINGKPYSGVQDLSELAKVTGYTGLSNFKYFR
- the btpA gene encoding photosystem I biogenesis protein BtpA; this translates as MDLVKLFKTRTPIIGVVHLLPLPTSPRWGGSLKAVIDRAEQEATALASGGVDGIIVENFFDAPFTKNHVDPAVVSAMTIVVQRIQNLVMLPVGINVLRNDGHSGMAIASCVGAQFIRVNVLTGVMATDQGLIEGEAHQLLRYRRELGTDVKILADVLVKHARPLSSPNLTVAVKDTIERGLADAVILSGWATGSPPNQEDLELACSAANDTPVFIGSGANWENVATLLQAANGVIVSSSLKRQGRIEQPIDPIRVSQFVEAARRSWNSKSDSDSKSAKQVKLHS